In the genome of candidate division KSB1 bacterium, the window CCAGACGAAATAGCAACTGCGGTCATATAAGAATACAGCTGGTTTTAATTGTGCATCCTTATACAAACACAATGAGTTCAACCTTAATCTCCTGTTAACTGAAATGAGATCGGCAACCGAGCAGTAAGCCAAAATTTCTTATGCTGTAAACACTTAAGAGCACGTTGAATCGCTGAAGAAAAGATATACTAGAAGATTGAGAGTATATCAATTCACTCATCCCCAAAAGCCGTCCCAAGTGCACGTGCCGCCACAACTTCATCGCAATCTAAAGGCACTGTTTTCAGGTTGGCGATCGCTTCTTTGATGGGCACATAATCAATTTTGTTTCCTCTCAAGGAAACCATGATTCCAAACAACCCTTTTGCCGCAAGCTCACAAGCCTTCACGCCATACTTAGTTGAAAGATTTCGGTCGAACGGTGTGGGTGAGCCGCCACGCTGTAAATGACCCAAAACCGTTACCCGCGCTTCCAGACCGGTATCTTCTGATATTTTCTCGGTAACCAACTCGCCGATGCCGCCTAAACGTTTAACGTCGGTTCGTTTTATATCCACTTCTTTGACCATCAATTCACCGTCTTCCGGCCTGGCGCCTTCGGCGACACAAACAATACTGAAGCGCTTACCGTGCAAGCTGCGTTCTTGTACTTTTTTATAAATACTTTGCCATTTGAATGGAATTTCAGGAATCAGGATAATATCAGCGCCACCGGCAAGCCCCGCACCTAAAGCAATCCAGCCGGCATACCGGCCCATCACCTCGATAACCATCACCCGGTGGTGTGAGGAAGCAGTCGTGTGCAAACGGTCAATGGCCTCGGTCGCAACGAAGAGCGCTGAATCATAGCCAAAGGTCTGATCGGTTGCCGAAAGATCGTTATCGATTGTTTTGGGAACGCCAACGATGTTCATCCCCATTTCCGACAATTTTTGGCAGATGTGCATTGTGCCGTCGCCGCCGAT includes:
- a CDS encoding ATP-dependent 6-phosphofructokinase — protein: MTESKIKRVGIVTGGGDCPGLNAVIRAVAKAAMGECGASVVGIQDGFEGFVEDRIHDLSNKEVSGILSLGGTILGTSNKGDPFHYPVEDRNGQIKIVDESERVMRNYRRWGLDALVAIGGDGTMHICQKLSEMGMNIVGVPKTIDNDLSATDQTFGYDSALFVATEAIDRLHTTASSHHRVMVIEVMGRYAGWIALGAGLAGGADIILIPEIPFKWQSIYKKVQERSLHGKRFSIVCVAEGARPEDGELMVKEVDIKRTDVKRLGGIGELVTEKISEDTGLEARVTVLGHLQRGGSPTPFDRNLSTKYGVKACELAAKGLFGIMVSLRGNKIDYVPIKEAIANLKTVPLDCDEVVAARALGTAFGDE